Sequence from the Gemmatimonadota bacterium genome:
TCGGCAAAGACCTCGTAGAACCCCATGGCGAGGAACTCCGGAGCGCGGGTCGCCTGGACACGCTTGGTGGTGAAGTCGTGAAAGTCCTCGCCCTCGGCCAGCGTAAGCGCATCGCCGAAACCGAGGGTCATTCCCACCGCGGTCAGGGGATGGTAGTGCCCGGCCGCATCGCCAATAAGCACTCGACGGGGGCTCCCGTACGTGACGCGCGGCCTCAGCGCGTTGTTTGCGATCTGGAACTGCTCCGTCCGCAGCGCTTCGACGAACGCCGACCTCAGTGTTTCCGGCAACACACCGGCATACGAGTCCGACAGGAAGCCAATCCGGTCCCGGGGTGTCCAGCGGTCCACTGGGACATCGACGATGACCCGGACGCAATGCTCTGCCAGACGGTATACGAGAATTGGACCCGGTCCACCACACAACACATGCCCATAACCCTCCAGCGGTAAACTCACCCCTCTTAGTGTGACCCCCACCATCCACGAGCAGATTATCGGGCTTGTCGATAAATCCAACGATTGACGCACGACTGAGGTCCGGCCGTCGGCGCCTACAATCCGCGCCGCGGTCACGGATTCATCGACACCGTTACGGGTAAAAGTGACCCGCCCGTCTTCGACCGCCTGGACCCGCGCGTGGAGAAGAAAGTCGACACCCGACTCGTTTTCGACCGCTTCACGCAGATGGGAGACGAGTGCCGCGTGCTCGCATACCAAACTGTGAGCTCCGTCTGGATAAGGAAGCACTATCGGTTCCGAGCCGTCTTCCGGGAATACCGTAAATCCTTGACCCGTGGTGCTGCGGGACTGCGTATCGAGGGCTATCCCGAAATCGCGCAACATCCGCGCGGCAGGCGGATGCAGCCATTCGCCCGCCAGGCGTTTGGAAGCTTTGGGATTGGCTTCGAGCAGAACCACCCGGGCGCCTTTGCGCGCGTGAGCGAGCGCGCACAAGCTGCCTACCGGACCCGCGCCGACGATGGCGACGTCGTAGTGCCGAA
This genomic interval carries:
- a CDS encoding FAD-dependent monooxygenase, translated to MSGATLRHYDVAIVGAGPVGSLCALAHARKGARVVLLEANPKASKRLAGEWLHPPAARMLRDFGIALDTQSRSTTGQGFTVFPEDGSEPIVLPYPDGAHSLVCEHAALVSHLREAVENESGVDFLLHARVQAVEDGRVTFTRNGVDESVTAARIVGADGRTSVVRQSLDLSTSPIICSWMVGVTLRGVSLPLEGYGHVLCGGPGPILVYRLAEHCVRVIVDVPVDRWTPRDRIGFLSDSYAGVLPETLRSAFVEALRTEQFQIANNALRPRVTYGSPRRVLIGDAAGHYHPLTAVGMTLGFGDALTLAEGEDFHDFTTKRVQATRAPEFLAMGFYEVFADHRAEVVAVRHAVYRRWRAKSAVRDRTMCLLACEDTSVAHLSREFGVTVARAVAREMPRSSDQLAWRRAGASVQALAVRLWWLLRGVRQLHKARSAGGGKDERVRDALARAFPVSMPSSVRDPQPSRPREVAPPEAGPALRRASVRLLHLQGEDGAWEGEMVWCPMLTAQYVLLHHILERPLEPGRRRRVLRSF